The following are encoded in a window of Rosa chinensis cultivar Old Blush chromosome 4, RchiOBHm-V2, whole genome shotgun sequence genomic DNA:
- the LOC112197487 gene encoding uncharacterized protein LOC112197487 isoform X1 codes for MEQLVNFIIRPPRAEYDPKNDLLDEEFILKGKWYQRKDVEVKNSRGDVLKCSHYIPIVSPEGKPLPCVIYCHGNSGCRADASEAAIILLPSNITVFALDFSGSGLSGGDHVTLGWNEKDDLKTVVDYLRADGNVSLIGLWGRSMGAVTSLLYGAEDPSIAGVVLDSPFSDLVDLMMELVDTYKIRLPKFTVKFAIQYMRRAIQKKAKFDITNLNTIKVASSCFVPALFGHAIEDDFIQPHHSDRIFEAYMGDKNIIKFEGDHNSPRPQFYFDSINIFFHNVLQPPEDEVGGTFFDTMHDNFGKGSWRTVREVDYDHGSVTASSKEPATSGSTQDAISQLRSRRPMSRTDVPSGVSSKDDESHSKDGKVDHDPCPSSSDMISFEFSNGHPHVPAPMDNDQYVEYQLEDLAGFPSDVEEEERMFMEAVILSLKDLEMRHPNPQAEEQPPGNTPDSSKISEKDDYHDAVSPVEQREPVETASTSASSAQSGSSKTESISSSAVKVDDSRPEQQIPDAAVPSIKPASQASMSTRDLGSAGPSTQRDAPDKIQSSSDTDMSANTTATVTVVKNPASHVMDGLMRRWDFNFFRNNHSR; via the exons ATGGAGCAGCTTGTCAACTTCATCATTCGGCCTCCTAG GGCTGAATACGACCCAAAAAATGATTTATTGGACGAGGAGTTCATACTCAAGGGGAAATGGTATCAAAGGAAGGATGTGGAG GTTAAAAACAGTCGGGGAGATGTCCTCAAGTGTAGTCATTACATCCCCATTGTTAGTCCTGAAGGAAAGCCTTTGCCCTGTGTCATATATTGTCATGGAAACAG TGGGTGCAGGGCTGATGCAAGTGAAGCGGCCATTATTTTGCTGCCCTCAAATATTACAGTTTTTGCTCTTGATTTCTCAGGATCTGGGCTCTCTGGTGGAGACCACGTCACATTGGGGTGGAATGAA AAGGATGACTTGAAGACTGTAGTTGATTATTTGCGAGCAGATGGAAATGTCTCTTTAATTGGCCTGTGGGGCCGTTCAATGGGTGCTGTCACGAG TCTCTTGTATGGAGCTGAGGACCCTTCAATCGCAGGAGTTGTTCTTGACAGTCCATTCTCTGATTTGGTTGATTTAATGATGGAACTTGTGGACACCTACAAAATTCGTTTACCGAAGTTCACT GTGAAGTTTGCTATCCAATACATGCGAAGAGCTATCCAGAAAAAGGCAAAATTTGACATAACGAACCTGAACACAATTAAG GTGGCAAGCTCCTGCTTTGTTCCAGCTTTGTTTGGACATGCCATTGAGGACGATTTTATACAACCCCACCATTCAGATCGTATATTTGAGGCTTATATG GGAGATAAAAATATCATCAAGTTTGAGGGAGATCACAACTCTCCACGACCTCAGTTCTACTTTGATTCTATAaatatctttttccacaatgTTTTGCAACCCCCAGAGGATGAGGTTGGGGGTACGTTTTTCGACACCATGCATGATAACTTCGGCAAG GGTAGTTGGAGAACCGTGCGTGAGGTTGATTATGACCACGGAAGTGTAACTGCTTCTTCTAAAG AACCAGCAACAAGTGGCAGCACACAGGATGCCATTAGCCAACTGCGCTCAAGAAGACCCATGAGTCGAACAGAT GTTCCTTCTGGTGTATCATCTAAAGATGACGAATCTCATTCTAAG GATGGAAAAGTCGATCATGATCCTTGTCCATCATCTTCTGACATGATTAGCTTTGAATTCTCAAATGGACACCCCCATGTTCCGGCGCCAATGGACAATGATCAGTATGTGGAATACCAACTTGAGGACTTGGCAGGCTTTCCTAGTGAtgtggaggaggaagaaagg ATGTTCATGGAAGCAGTGATATTGTCACTAAAGGACTTAGAAATGAGACACCCAAACCCACAGGCAGAAGAGCAACCACCAGGGAATACCCCCGATTCTTCAAAGATATCAGAAAAAGATGACTATCATGATGCCGTGTCTCCGGTAGAACAGCGAGAACCTGTAGAGACAGCATCAACTTCCGCATCAAGTGCACAATCTGGGTCCTCGAAAACAGAATCTATTTCCAGTTCAGCTGTTAAGGTCGATGATTCGAGACCTGAGCAGCAAATTCCTGACGCAGCTGTACCATCTATAAAACCTGCATCCCAAGCTTCTATGTCCACAAGGGACTTGGGAAGTGCTGGGCCGTCTACTCAAAGGGATGCACCAGATAAAATCCAAAGCTCATCGGACACCGACATGTCAGCTAACACAACAGCCACGGTAACGGTGGTAAAAAACCCTGCAAGCCATGTCATGGATGGTTTAATGCGTCGATGGGATTTCAACTTCTTTAGAAACAACCACAGTCGATAG
- the LOC112197487 gene encoding uncharacterized protein LOC112197487 isoform X2, producing MEQLVNFIIRPPRAEYDPKNDLLDEEFILKGKWYQRKDVEVKNSRGDVLKCSHYIPIVSPEGKPLPCVIYCHGNSGCRADASEAAIILLPSNITVFALDFSGSGLSGGDHVTLGWNEKDDLKTVVDYLRADGNVSLIGLWGRSMGAVTSLLYGAEDPSIAGVVLDSPFSDLVDLMMELVDTYKIRLPKFTVKFAIQYMRRAIQKKAKFDITNLNTIKVASSCFVPALFGHAIEDDFIQPHHSDRIFEAYMGDKNIIKFEGDHNSPRPQFYFDSINIFFHNVLQPPEDEVGGTFFDTMHDNFGKGSWRTVREVDYDHGSVTASSKEPATSGSTQDAISQLRSRRPMSRTDDGKVDHDPCPSSSDMISFEFSNGHPHVPAPMDNDQYVEYQLEDLAGFPSDVEEEERMFMEAVILSLKDLEMRHPNPQAEEQPPGNTPDSSKISEKDDYHDAVSPVEQREPVETASTSASSAQSGSSKTESISSSAVKVDDSRPEQQIPDAAVPSIKPASQASMSTRDLGSAGPSTQRDAPDKIQSSSDTDMSANTTATVTVVKNPASHVMDGLMRRWDFNFFRNNHSR from the exons ATGGAGCAGCTTGTCAACTTCATCATTCGGCCTCCTAG GGCTGAATACGACCCAAAAAATGATTTATTGGACGAGGAGTTCATACTCAAGGGGAAATGGTATCAAAGGAAGGATGTGGAG GTTAAAAACAGTCGGGGAGATGTCCTCAAGTGTAGTCATTACATCCCCATTGTTAGTCCTGAAGGAAAGCCTTTGCCCTGTGTCATATATTGTCATGGAAACAG TGGGTGCAGGGCTGATGCAAGTGAAGCGGCCATTATTTTGCTGCCCTCAAATATTACAGTTTTTGCTCTTGATTTCTCAGGATCTGGGCTCTCTGGTGGAGACCACGTCACATTGGGGTGGAATGAA AAGGATGACTTGAAGACTGTAGTTGATTATTTGCGAGCAGATGGAAATGTCTCTTTAATTGGCCTGTGGGGCCGTTCAATGGGTGCTGTCACGAG TCTCTTGTATGGAGCTGAGGACCCTTCAATCGCAGGAGTTGTTCTTGACAGTCCATTCTCTGATTTGGTTGATTTAATGATGGAACTTGTGGACACCTACAAAATTCGTTTACCGAAGTTCACT GTGAAGTTTGCTATCCAATACATGCGAAGAGCTATCCAGAAAAAGGCAAAATTTGACATAACGAACCTGAACACAATTAAG GTGGCAAGCTCCTGCTTTGTTCCAGCTTTGTTTGGACATGCCATTGAGGACGATTTTATACAACCCCACCATTCAGATCGTATATTTGAGGCTTATATG GGAGATAAAAATATCATCAAGTTTGAGGGAGATCACAACTCTCCACGACCTCAGTTCTACTTTGATTCTATAaatatctttttccacaatgTTTTGCAACCCCCAGAGGATGAGGTTGGGGGTACGTTTTTCGACACCATGCATGATAACTTCGGCAAG GGTAGTTGGAGAACCGTGCGTGAGGTTGATTATGACCACGGAAGTGTAACTGCTTCTTCTAAAG AACCAGCAACAAGTGGCAGCACACAGGATGCCATTAGCCAACTGCGCTCAAGAAGACCCATGAGTCGAACAGAT GATGGAAAAGTCGATCATGATCCTTGTCCATCATCTTCTGACATGATTAGCTTTGAATTCTCAAATGGACACCCCCATGTTCCGGCGCCAATGGACAATGATCAGTATGTGGAATACCAACTTGAGGACTTGGCAGGCTTTCCTAGTGAtgtggaggaggaagaaagg ATGTTCATGGAAGCAGTGATATTGTCACTAAAGGACTTAGAAATGAGACACCCAAACCCACAGGCAGAAGAGCAACCACCAGGGAATACCCCCGATTCTTCAAAGATATCAGAAAAAGATGACTATCATGATGCCGTGTCTCCGGTAGAACAGCGAGAACCTGTAGAGACAGCATCAACTTCCGCATCAAGTGCACAATCTGGGTCCTCGAAAACAGAATCTATTTCCAGTTCAGCTGTTAAGGTCGATGATTCGAGACCTGAGCAGCAAATTCCTGACGCAGCTGTACCATCTATAAAACCTGCATCCCAAGCTTCTATGTCCACAAGGGACTTGGGAAGTGCTGGGCCGTCTACTCAAAGGGATGCACCAGATAAAATCCAAAGCTCATCGGACACCGACATGTCAGCTAACACAACAGCCACGGTAACGGTGGTAAAAAACCCTGCAAGCCATGTCATGGATGGTTTAATGCGTCGATGGGATTTCAACTTCTTTAGAAACAACCACAGTCGATAG